The following are from one region of the Aquirufa lenticrescens genome:
- a CDS encoding TetR/AcrR family transcriptional regulator, giving the protein MKSRILEKGTELFFRYGVKTVTMDAIASELGISKKTIYQHFPDKDSMVYEVVKSFVEQDMKKWEELDKLYSNVIEKMFKSFEMVKDMLVQMNPRLLFEIQKFFPTAFQLFKNHGEKYINENLIADFKKGAQFGYFRNDIDFELLARLRMAEVDLAFNPDFYPNNKLSLYDTQLTLMDIFMRGILTEKGLTLYTSYQNNLN; this is encoded by the coding sequence ATGAAATCGCGCATTCTAGAAAAAGGAACTGAATTATTCTTCCGCTACGGGGTCAAGACCGTGACGATGGATGCGATTGCGAGCGAATTAGGGATTTCTAAAAAAACGATTTATCAACATTTTCCGGATAAGGATTCCATGGTGTACGAGGTTGTAAAATCATTCGTAGAGCAGGATATGAAGAAATGGGAGGAGCTGGATAAGTTGTATTCGAATGTCATCGAAAAGATGTTTAAGTCTTTCGAGATGGTGAAGGATATGCTAGTGCAGATGAACCCTCGTTTGCTTTTTGAAATCCAAAAATTCTTCCCTACCGCTTTTCAATTATTCAAGAATCACGGAGAGAAATACATTAACGAAAACCTAATCGCAGACTTTAAGAAGGGGGCGCAATTCGGGTATTTCAGAAATGATATTGATTTCGAATTATTAGCTCGCTTGCGCATGGCCGAAGTGGATTTAGCCTTCAACCCTGATTTTTATCCGAACAATAAATTATCCTTGTATGATACCCAGCTAACACTGATGGACATTTTCATGCGAGGCATTTTAACTGAAAAAGGTTTAACACTTTACACATCTTACCAAAACAATTTAAACTAA
- a CDS encoding efflux RND transporter periplasmic adaptor subunit, which translates to MKKIAILLSGIILFAACGSKDKKQELADLKSQEKEIQAKIAALEKEVGKPSEQATAKVITVSVSPLAPQNFQHFVEAQGNVVAENTVLVSPQTGGVILSLPVVAGQSVSKGQLIATLDNNILKESLEEVRQQLSLAKTIYTKQKALWDQQIGTEVQYLSAKSNMESLEKRIVTLKAQLGLSRVTAPISGTIELVRQKAGEMGAPGVPIVQIVNLGNLKIAAKIADSYVGTVKQGDEISIKFPDLNKELKARISLVSKMVNPLTRTFDIEARIPNAGGELKPNLLAVININDTSKKNAIVISENIIQKTEKGNLVYVAVEENGKKVARARQITIGLTYNGQAEITDGLKAGDSLITQGFQDLVDGTAISF; encoded by the coding sequence ATGAAAAAAATAGCCATCCTCCTAAGTGGAATCATTTTATTCGCGGCATGCGGATCGAAAGATAAGAAGCAAGAATTAGCTGACTTGAAGAGTCAGGAAAAAGAAATCCAAGCAAAGATTGCTGCTTTGGAGAAAGAAGTAGGTAAGCCTTCAGAGCAAGCAACTGCGAAGGTCATCACGGTAAGCGTGAGCCCATTAGCTCCACAAAACTTCCAGCACTTCGTAGAAGCACAAGGAAATGTAGTCGCTGAAAACACGGTTTTAGTTAGCCCACAAACGGGTGGTGTGATTTTGTCATTGCCAGTAGTGGCGGGACAGTCGGTGTCTAAAGGCCAATTGATTGCGACTTTGGACAACAACATCTTAAAGGAGTCATTAGAAGAAGTTCGTCAGCAATTATCGTTAGCGAAGACGATCTATACGAAGCAAAAAGCGCTTTGGGATCAACAAATCGGAACGGAAGTTCAATACTTGAGCGCGAAGTCGAACATGGAGTCATTGGAAAAAAGAATCGTGACCTTGAAAGCGCAATTAGGTTTATCTCGTGTAACAGCTCCGATCTCAGGAACGATTGAATTAGTTCGCCAAAAAGCAGGTGAAATGGGCGCTCCTGGTGTACCTATCGTTCAAATCGTGAACTTAGGCAACTTAAAGATCGCAGCTAAAATTGCGGATTCGTATGTAGGAACCGTGAAGCAAGGCGACGAAATCAGCATCAAATTCCCCGATTTAAACAAGGAATTAAAGGCGCGCATCTCATTAGTGTCTAAAATGGTGAACCCATTAACTCGTACGTTTGACATCGAAGCACGCATCCCGAACGCAGGTGGTGAATTAAAGCCGAACTTATTAGCGGTGATTAACATCAACGATACATCGAAGAAAAATGCGATCGTGATCAGCGAAAACATCATCCAAAAGACCGAAAAAGGTAATTTAGTGTATGTCGCGGTAGAGGAAAATGGTAAAAAAGTAGCACGTGCACGTCAAATTACGATCGGCTTAACCTACAACGGTCAAGCGGAGATCACAGACGGATTAAAGGCGGGCGATTCACTTATTACACAAGGATTTCAAGATTTAGTGGATGGTACAGCCATCTCTTTCTAA
- a CDS encoding cupin domain-containing protein, giving the protein MKFSASTPATEVFAQVEAYILSQGYTIIDKDHNRPWGGFFVLDETQAAKFAAQYFPQLSMDAIQITQKLSPKFLVVAPEKRLSWQYHFRRAEVWTVNSGPVGVVISETDEQSAPGVYQEGELITLPTGMRHRLVGLDNWGVVTEIWQHTDVEHPSDESDIVRLQDDFGR; this is encoded by the coding sequence ATGAAATTTTCTGCATCAACACCCGCTACTGAAGTCTTCGCACAAGTCGAGGCTTACATCCTTTCTCAAGGTTATACGATTATCGACAAAGACCACAACCGCCCTTGGGGAGGTTTCTTTGTGTTAGATGAAACACAGGCGGCAAAATTTGCAGCACAGTACTTTCCACAGCTTTCCATGGATGCGATTCAGATTACGCAGAAGCTAAGCCCTAAGTTTTTAGTGGTGGCGCCAGAGAAGCGTTTGTCTTGGCAATACCATTTCCGCAGAGCGGAGGTTTGGACAGTGAATTCAGGACCCGTTGGTGTAGTAATCTCGGAGACAGATGAGCAATCTGCTCCTGGCGTTTATCAAGAAGGCGAATTGATTACGTTACCCACAGGTATGCGCCATCGCTTGGTCGGTTTAGACAATTGGGGAGTGGTGACGGAGATTTGGCAACACACGGATGTGGAGCACCCATCGGATGAATCGGATATCGTCCGTTTGCAGGATGATTTTGGCCGTTAA
- a CDS encoding TolC family protein → MIRLRKIYVGLFLLTSWAVQAQSYSLKQAVDYAITHQVQVKNSQIDLQNAGAKINEIKAMGLPQVNGSVALTNNIVLQRAFIPAKLFNPAAADGELIAAKFGVDNSGFASVGLSQLVFDGSYLLGLKASTVYKDLAVKSVTQSKQQVAENVTKAYYGILVNEKRQSLLALNVARLDTLLKETRELNKQGFVEKIDVQRLDVQANNLRTELENVNRLQELSYALLKFQMGFPMEEPIRLSESLEKVELATFNTNAAGDFNYANRIEYSILQTQENLAELDLKSIKAGYLPRLVLNANYGYNAGANAFSDLVTKQWFDNAAITVALQIPIFDGFSKKYKAVQSANNLQKVRQSYSLLKSSIDLQRSQASITMKNALESMKEQKANLDLANEISRVTRVKYQQGVGSNLEVLNAESSIKESQANYFTALYNALVAKVELEKANGTLYID, encoded by the coding sequence ATGATCCGCCTAAGAAAAATCTACGTCGGTCTATTTTTACTGACCTCCTGGGCAGTGCAAGCACAATCCTACAGCCTAAAGCAGGCGGTAGACTATGCGATCACGCACCAAGTTCAAGTAAAAAATAGCCAAATCGACTTGCAAAATGCAGGTGCGAAGATCAATGAAATCAAAGCGATGGGCTTGCCACAAGTGAATGGCTCTGTTGCTTTGACGAACAACATCGTCTTACAACGTGCGTTCATTCCAGCTAAATTATTCAACCCTGCGGCTGCAGATGGAGAATTAATCGCAGCGAAATTCGGTGTAGATAACTCCGGTTTTGCGAGTGTTGGATTGAGCCAACTGGTTTTTGACGGTTCCTATCTATTAGGCTTGAAGGCCTCTACCGTTTACAAGGACCTTGCCGTTAAGTCAGTTACCCAATCAAAGCAACAAGTAGCGGAGAATGTGACGAAGGCCTATTACGGGATTTTAGTAAATGAAAAACGCCAAAGCCTTTTAGCCTTAAATGTAGCTCGCTTAGATACCTTATTGAAGGAAACACGCGAATTAAACAAGCAAGGTTTCGTTGAAAAAATTGATGTACAGCGTTTAGACGTGCAAGCGAATAACCTTCGTACGGAATTAGAGAATGTGAATCGCTTACAAGAATTGAGCTATGCTTTATTAAAATTCCAAATGGGTTTCCCAATGGAAGAGCCGATTCGCTTGAGCGAGAGCTTAGAGAAAGTGGAATTAGCGACGTTTAATACCAATGCAGCAGGTGATTTCAATTATGCGAACCGCATCGAGTATTCGATCTTGCAGACACAAGAGAACTTAGCCGAACTAGATTTGAAGAGCATCAAGGCAGGTTATTTACCTCGATTAGTGTTGAACGCAAACTATGGTTATAACGCGGGAGCGAATGCTTTCAGTGATTTGGTAACCAAACAATGGTTCGATAATGCAGCGATTACGGTGGCCTTGCAAATCCCAATTTTTGACGGATTTTCGAAGAAATACAAAGCGGTTCAATCAGCAAACAACTTACAAAAGGTGCGCCAGTCTTACAGCTTGTTAAAGTCGTCCATCGACTTACAACGTTCTCAGGCGAGCATCACGATGAAGAATGCGTTGGAATCGATGAAAGAACAAAAAGCGAACCTAGACTTAGCGAATGAGATTTCGCGCGTGACTCGTGTGAAATACCAACAAGGGGTAGGTTCAAACTTAGAGGTTTTGAACGCAGAATCATCCATTAAAGAATCACAAGCGAACTATTTTACGGCCCTTTACAATGCCCTAGTAGCGAAAGTGGAATTAGAAAAAGCAAACGGTACACTATACATAGACTAA